The Citrifermentans bemidjiense Bem genome window below encodes:
- a CDS encoding universal stress protein: protein MRSFDKILFATDFSESSDHAFEYALTMAKQFDSQLTILHVINEPVDLRGFYVPHISFENLEKEIEEGAEKMMGKFCASRLSGFTNYQCAIVTGVPWEEILKRAENDHSSCIVMGTQGRSGIDHLLFGSTAERVVRKALCPVVTVRLA, encoded by the coding sequence ATGAGAAGCTTCGACAAGATTCTGTTTGCCACCGATTTTTCCGAGAGCTCGGACCATGCCTTCGAGTACGCGCTCACCATGGCCAAGCAGTTCGACAGCCAGCTCACCATACTGCACGTCATCAACGAGCCTGTAGACCTGCGCGGCTTCTACGTGCCGCACATCTCCTTCGAGAACCTGGAAAAGGAGATCGAAGAAGGTGCCGAGAAGATGATGGGCAAGTTCTGCGCCAGCCGTCTTTCAGGCTTCACCAACTACCAGTGCGCCATCGTCACCGGCGTCCCCTGGGAGGAGATCCTGAAGCGGGCCGAAAACGACCATTCCTCCTGCATCGTCATGGGCACCCAGGGGAGAAGCGGGATAGACCACCTTTTGTTCGGCAGCACCGCTGAACGCGTGGTGAGAAAGGCGCTTTGCCCGGTGGTAACCGTCCGGCTCGCCTGA
- a CDS encoding response regulator: MTAENRKKILLVDDDKFFQKVMSDAFESAGFTVATAGDGQAGVEAYAQDRFDAVVLDLVMPRMGGVSASLEIARLSEDPDPVLILLTSMFQGAPHEHPIPEMGAKVHIPKSTPPLDIVIIVEQLLERKRRGSSAA; this comes from the coding sequence ATGACAGCAGAAAACCGGAAAAAGATCCTCCTGGTGGACGACGACAAGTTCTTTCAAAAGGTGATGTCGGACGCCTTCGAGAGCGCCGGCTTCACGGTGGCCACCGCCGGCGACGGCCAGGCGGGGGTGGAGGCTTACGCCCAAGACCGGTTCGACGCCGTCGTTTTGGACCTCGTCATGCCCAGGATGGGGGGGGTAAGCGCCTCCCTCGAGATCGCCAGGCTGTCGGAAGATCCGGATCCCGTCCTCATCCTCTTGACCTCCATGTTCCAGGGCGCCCCGCACGAACACCCGATTCCGGAGATGGGCGCCAAGGTGCACATCCCTAAATCCACCCCACCGCTGGACATCGTCATCATCGTCGAGCAGCTCCTGGAAAGAAAGAGGCGCGGCTCCAGCGCCGCCTGA
- a CDS encoding response regulator: MPKQPKRILVVDDEENARIGLSRLLAKEGFLVDSVANGFEALNYLREQEVNLIVTDINMPEMNGITFLKELNRSYPSSNVIMITAYGGVESYIEAMNLGAFEYINKPVKIDELKSILKKIFKETSH, from the coding sequence TTGCCAAAGCAGCCCAAGCGAATATTGGTGGTGGATGACGAGGAGAACGCGCGCATCGGTCTCTCCCGCTTGCTGGCCAAGGAAGGGTTCCTGGTTGACAGCGTTGCCAACGGTTTCGAAGCGCTTAACTACCTGCGCGAGCAGGAGGTTAACCTGATCGTTACCGACATCAACATGCCCGAGATGAACGGCATCACCTTCCTCAAGGAACTCAACCGGAGCTACCCCTCCAGCAACGTGATCATGATCACCGCTTACGGCGGTGTCGAGTCTTATATCGAAGCCATGAACCTCGGGGCTTTCGAATATATCAACAAGCCGGTGAAGATAGACGAGCTGAAGTCGATCCTGAAGAAGATCTTCAAGGAAACCAGCCACTGA
- a CDS encoding response regulator: MSQQDKEPRGRVLIVDDEKVILDLTAIILKNRGYQVFTALSALEGLEVIEKERPELVLLDYMMPNMDGLTALKEIRRSYPDTYVIMFTGKGSEEIAVELMKAGASDYILKPFNNQDLVERIESVLKLRGIELQNRALLSERERLLAEIADWNRELERRVQEKSEALRRAQAEVVQSEKLASLGYLSAGMAHEIRNPLNSIALFVQLIKTGLDEHERLDYVEKILKEVDRIDNILAKLLDASKRPKFEISEVRVDRVLEHTLDAFTPQLRQKRIRAVTDFKSIPPAIKADPMEIEQIFTNLFLNSIYVMPEEGTLAVELEGDEQWITVRVSDTGPGIPPENLPNIFDPFFTTNSRGTGLGLSVVLRIVKTYKGKIEVEKSDSLGTTFLVRLPLAPPR; encoded by the coding sequence ATGTCCCAACAGGATAAAGAGCCGCGCGGCCGCGTGCTGATAGTCGACGACGAGAAGGTCATCCTCGACCTTACCGCCATCATCCTCAAAAACCGCGGCTACCAGGTCTTCACCGCACTTTCGGCGCTGGAGGGGCTGGAGGTCATCGAGAAGGAACGCCCCGAGCTCGTGCTTCTCGATTACATGATGCCGAACATGGACGGCCTCACCGCGCTCAAGGAGATCAGGCGCAGCTACCCCGATACCTACGTGATCATGTTCACCGGCAAGGGGAGCGAGGAGATCGCCGTCGAGCTGATGAAGGCGGGGGCCTCCGACTACATACTGAAGCCGTTCAACAACCAGGACCTGGTCGAGAGGATCGAGAGCGTCCTGAAGCTGCGGGGGATCGAGCTGCAAAACCGCGCCCTTTTGAGCGAGCGGGAAAGGCTTCTGGCCGAGATCGCGGACTGGAACCGCGAGCTGGAGCGCCGGGTGCAGGAAAAGAGCGAGGCGCTGCGCCGGGCCCAGGCAGAAGTGGTGCAGTCCGAGAAGCTCGCTTCCCTTGGCTACCTCTCCGCCGGGATGGCGCACGAGATCAGGAACCCCTTGAACTCCATAGCGCTTTTCGTGCAGCTGATCAAAACCGGGCTGGACGAGCACGAGCGCCTGGATTACGTGGAAAAGATCCTCAAAGAAGTCGACCGGATCGACAACATCCTGGCCAAGCTACTCGACGCCTCCAAGCGGCCGAAGTTCGAGATCAGCGAGGTGAGGGTGGACCGGGTCCTGGAGCACACGCTCGACGCCTTCACCCCGCAGCTGCGGCAGAAAAGGATCCGGGCGGTCACCGATTTCAAGAGCATCCCGCCTGCCATCAAGGCGGACCCGATGGAGATAGAGCAGATCTTCACCAACCTCTTTTTGAACTCCATCTACGTGATGCCTGAGGAGGGGACCCTCGCGGTGGAGCTGGAAGGGGACGAGCAGTGGATCACTGTGAGGGTCTCCGATACCGGCCCCGGCATCCCGCCTGAAAACCTCCCCAACATCTTCGACCCCTTCTTCACCACCAACAGCCGCGGCACCGGGCTTGGGCTCTCGGTGGTCCTGCGCATCGTGAAGACCTACAAGGGGAAGATCGAAGTGGAGAAAAGCGACAGCTTAGGGACCACCTTTCTGGTCCGTCTGCCGCTTGCCCCCCCGAGGTAG
- a CDS encoding helix-turn-helix domain-containing protein has translation MSEPEQNMGAEMPVGQYLKSVRESRGLKLEEASQVTKIGKNYLVAIEEGQFEKLPNVAYIKGFLRLYAGFLSLSGDEMVARYERELVPAAKPQAEPSQPHPGMENVEKAKLANHGRWLIPALLLVLVVLAALFYSDGEQPPPPPRPAPPAPVPAPVMAPMTAPVQKQISSARRAPLAEPAPESPQSAAPAGKQQGVVLKLRFNRDSWLSITIDDSISQRYDLKAGDIIEWKGQRSFSLELGDGGAVEGEFNGRPLKALGQAGQPAHVDLKAGQ, from the coding sequence GTGTCTGAGCCAGAGCAGAACATGGGCGCGGAGATGCCCGTCGGCCAGTACCTGAAGAGCGTGCGCGAATCGCGCGGACTCAAGCTGGAAGAGGCCTCCCAGGTAACCAAGATCGGCAAGAACTATCTGGTGGCGATCGAGGAAGGGCAGTTCGAGAAACTCCCCAATGTCGCCTACATCAAGGGATTCCTAAGGCTTTACGCAGGTTTTCTCTCCCTTTCCGGCGACGAGATGGTCGCGAGGTACGAGCGCGAGCTGGTCCCGGCAGCGAAGCCGCAGGCAGAGCCCTCTCAGCCGCACCCGGGGATGGAGAACGTGGAAAAGGCGAAGCTCGCCAACCACGGGCGCTGGCTGATACCGGCGCTGCTGCTGGTCCTGGTGGTGCTCGCCGCGCTCTTTTACTCCGACGGCGAACAACCTCCCCCTCCGCCGCGGCCGGCTCCCCCGGCGCCGGTCCCCGCACCGGTTATGGCCCCCATGACGGCGCCGGTGCAAAAGCAGATCAGTTCGGCGCGCCGGGCGCCTCTGGCCGAGCCGGCGCCCGAGAGTCCGCAGAGTGCCGCTCCAGCCGGCAAGCAGCAAGGCGTGGTCCTGAAGCTGCGTTTCAACCGCGACAGCTGGCTCAGCATCACCATCGACGACAGCATCTCCCAGCGCTACGACCTGAAGGCCGGCGACATCATCGAGTGGAAGGGACAGCGCTCTTTCTCCTTGGAACTGGGCGACGGCGGCGCCGTCGAAGGGGAATTCAACGGCAGGCCTTTGAAGGCGCTCGGGCAGGCCGGACAGCCGGCGCACGTCGATCTGAAAGCGGGACAATAA